A genomic segment from Corylus avellana chromosome ca5, CavTom2PMs-1.0 encodes:
- the LOC132182949 gene encoding myb-related protein 315-like — MGRQPCCDKIGLKRGPWTIEEDHKLMNFILNNGIHCWRMVPKLAGLLRCGKSCRLRWINYLRPDLKRGGFTEIEENEIMQLHSRLGNRWSKIAAHFPGRTDNEIKNHWNTRIKKRLKVLGLDPVTHKPFEQKGSNVDNDETTVESNSSKGQEESVEFKSSMDNHARRDSLGTEEKGDEVELITMDETNDLLNNYDGWWGSLDLGYSWMNQEANTINTSYSSSFSLENSSNPSMGESPSLQEDSIQQWAGSVDSMLSWDGFNHLEQDLFFL; from the exons ATGGGAAGGCAGCCTTGTTGTGATAAGATTGGATTGAAGAGAGGGCCATGGACGATTGAGGAAGATCACAAGCTCATGAACTTCATCCTCAACAATGGTATCCATTGCTGGCGAATGGTTCCTAAGCTCGCAg GTTTGCTAAGATGTGGGAAAAGCTGCAGATTAAGATGGATTAATTATCTAAGACCAGATCTTAAGAGAGGAGGTTTTACAGAAATAGAAGAGAATGAAATTATGCAGCTTCATTCACGTCTTGGCAACAG GTGGTCTAAGATTGCTGCACATTTTCCTGGTCGCACCGACAATGAAATCAAGAACCACTGGAATACGAGAATCAAGAAGAGATTAAAGGTCCTTGGCTTAGACCCTGTGACTCACAAGCCCTTTGAGCAAAAAGGAAGTAATGTTGATAATGATGAGACAACAGTGGAGTCAAATTCATCAAAAGGACAAGAGGAAAGCGTGGAGTTTAAGTCCTCCATGGACAATCATGCCAGGAGAGATTCTCTAGGAACAGAGGAGAAAGGGGATGAAGTGGAATTAATTACCATGGATGAAACAAATGATCTTTTAAACAATTATGATGGCTGGTGGGGAAGCTTGGACTTGGGGTACTCATGGATGAACCAAGAAGCCAACACGATTAATACTTCCTACAGTTCTTCATTTTCCTTGGAAAACTCTAGCAACCCTTCTATGGGTGAATCCCCCTCTCTTCAAGAAGATTCTATACAACAATGGGCTGGAAGTGTGGATTCCATGCTCTCATGGGATGGCTTCAATCATCTGGAACAAgacctttttttcttgtaa